CACAGGATGTTGATCATTGCACCAAAtggatgttttaaaaaatcaagaCGTGacttaatgattatatttttaatcataacaaATTAGTGTCTGACTTGAAAATCTACATCGCCGCTAGGTATAGGTATTTGTATGATCTTTCTAGACTCAGCTTCTAATTTCTTTATCTTCTCCATTCTTTCCAAAATCGCCTCTGCTTCTAAATCACGATAAGTTGTGTACCCAACGCCTCTGAATTTTAACGTGCTAGCTTCGAGGGTTTTTTCTTGGTCAGTTTGTGGTTCAGTTCCCAATTCTGCCATTATAACTGCGTAATTCTCTTCACAAAACAACATCGCAAGATACGGATCATGTATCTTCATTCTTAACGTTATCAGTGGTAACGTTATGTTTTTACCTgcaaaaattatacttttgttattatttaattctttattctgTACTTTTTACtactagtatttataatacagatatattagatattccatatcaatttcattatttgctattaataaaattaacaaatgttcATACGTATACTCATGTACTTCACAAAAtccttatatatacaaattaatcacaCATTATATAGCTTAGCTTATTACGTCTTGTAAATAaggcaatttaaaataattctacttTACTtcggaaattaattatatatctataactaTACCTTCAATTGCCGATGGTAACTCCTGTTTGGGTATTCCGTAAAATAATCCTCTCCTATCGCCCGCAATTAAGAGGATATCTCTTGATTCCTTTAGAAGCAGTTTCGGTTCTTTCCAATTTAATGTTCTGATATAAGGAGAGtaggtagttttataaaattgtacaatCTGTAATAAAGTGAATTTAGCACACATAATTCACGAGAatcttttacttaataatacattaacaaaACTTATAATACCTCATTATATAATTACCTTTTTGGTTGGATATGAAAAAGTATGAATTATTGCAGGAATTTTTTCTCCTCTTGTAGACCATATATAGAAAGGCAACCATTTAGTGTTGACTACATCATCGGGATGAAAAACCGCTCGTTTTGCGAATTCACTGCATGTCGTCCAATTCGACTTTTCTTTATTTGGTTTCATGACGAACGTATTTCCTTGAAAATAATCAGATAAGTTGCCATTTGGTTCGATTGCtttacttttaactctacctaactttttattgtatttttcttcGTATGCTTTCTTTCTTACATTAGCAAGAGGATTTGCTAGATTTCTTTCCAAGAGTTTAGAGAAATCGTATCCCAGTGGTCggcttatatttttcaaagcTGATTCTCTATCATAGTTCGGTTCACTTCTTGTGAAGGATTTGTTATACttcttataatgtaaaatttcatcTCGGGGACTCAAGAACACTAACGGTTGATCTTTCAGATTCAACTCCTTATTCTGTcgagatttttttaagatttctttCATTTTGCCGCTGTATTTGGGTTCAGGCACTTCACTTTCTAGCTCAAATTGTTGTTTGTGCCTCGGGTCTCGAAAGCCATTTCTGTACACGTGTCCAAAGTCAAGTCCTTGTTGAATCGTTTCAGATTGTTCATTATTtccgtaattattaaaaactttatagtcAGATTGTATCTCTGGTAAATCATACAATGCTCTTTTTGCTTCTGTAGTcgtgattaaaaacaaaacgaacaATGCATGCATTCTTCCGTGTAttgcttctttttttttatcgtatcgATGTCTTTATACTGAAAATGTATTCAAGGACAGGGTTCGTGTGATGTTGGGtacatcacataaaaaaaatcattccacGGAATTATTGTATGCATTAGAGCAGTAATAACATAAttgattctttaattattttctacaaTAATTGTTCGTATAGTTTTATAACTGTCATTAGAACTTGTAAATATATGGAGCCAAGTTTTCGTAGCAATTGCACTCAGGTGCCCAGTTAATTTATATAGGGAAATTATTGAGctagtttttatgtatttaatagtgattataaatatgaatagagTAATTCAAACAATTATCGCTACTTACGTACTTACACCTGGgtaatttcttacataaccaaaaATTAGAAATTGAGACGTTCCGACCCTGTACCTGttcacttgctcactcaccattcaaactggcccacaacaatactaagtattgctgcttggcggaaGATTATATGATATGCGAGCGGTATCTACCCAGAAGGGTTTTGCACAAACACCTACCACCAATTGTAAAAAtcattctataaatattgtaccctctgataaattttatcaaaaaaaaaaacattttatttgtgtataaagtttattataatataaaatatacgtatcattataaatgattgtagtaaaaaatatcgaaatacaTTTCAAATGGTTTCTAACACCTGTCTCCATTGCGAATACATAACAACCCCACTCGACAGATACTTCCTGGTGTCGTTTACTTTTCATaacattatttgatattttagaaGAAATAAGTACTTTAAATGAATATCTCTATATTTGGACAGTGACTgtgagttaaataaaatatgctttaaattTGGTAAGAAATTTGAGAGCTGTTATCACTTCATCTCACTCTTTTCAACTTCTTGTTTCTCCTTTCTctggattaataaaataatagtttttaatctataaacaCGGTTTAATAgtacatcaaaaaatatataatcaaggCAGATATGgtacaatagaatatttttgaacgttttctgggatcttCTTGTAAGAACGTATACATTGCtccagaaaaaaaatactaaccgtGTGTCATCGGGTAGGTACTTAGAGTAACAGTTTACTCCTGTTcctagtattaatagtatgtacttacgtcacaatttctgaaaaaaacttttatgtttttgcgtacatacatagagcattatcaaaaacaaatcaagAAGCGccattaaagttatataaagacTCCATTACATCTTATACAGGTTTAATGTAGAAACTCGATCGGTTTATAAGTTAAAGGTTGGGTTATCACAGTTCCTTCAGTCATCTTCCAGTTTCATCATCAGTTCCTCGTTATcatccataatattataaataaaaaagtaactttttatgtctgtctgtctgttgctctttcaaggtCAAACCACTGATTTAATGCCTAGTATCTTATCAACAACAATGCGAAGTTTACAGGGGAGAAGGTGTCGGCGCTGCgtaccttaaaatataaaacattcaaatttacAGCCAAAACTTATGTATCTTCATAGATAAGAGACTCAGTGACGCTATGTTGTAGTTATATCATCGTTTGAAAATCATGACGATTAATCCCACTTAGTTCTTAAGGTTTGACTGGAAGATATTTTCGAAATAAGTCCGTCTTCATGCACATATAAGTCAAAAATCCATCAAGTATTTGTTATGTACTATACAAATATCTTTATTGAATATGATGTTATGTTATGCTTACTAAACAGCAAAAACAGACGTGCTTACTACCATtgcttctcctcaaaaggaggagatgaaaggaggccttagcccagcagtgggacatttattaTCCGTTACACTTAAGAATAAACACTTTAACTCATTCAAGatatgttaaaacaaaatctatTGTCCAAgccatttattaaaatgttaacatttaCAATCTTTGGTCTTTATTTTTCTATCCCAATCTTTAAGAACGTATTAATAATGaacatataatgttatatatttaattcatattcttCATTTTCAATTTCCAATTGTTCATCTTCATCTTCGTCGTCTTCAGCAAATGGTGATAATACGCGTGGCGCCTCTTCCTGGCTGAGATAAGACTGGTTCAAATCACCTCTGAATCCAATTTTCTCTGCTGCTGTTattaactgtaataatatatttatggaaataaatgaattaatgacATTTATATGGAATTTAAGGTCCAACTGTCCAACAGTGGTTCCATTGCCTAATGGCAAACCATAtttggtcaaatcaaatcaaaatactcttgaTTGTgcaccaataaacacatacttTAGTCACgttcaagaaagatgcacaaaaggcggccttatcgcttaaacagcgatctcttccaggcaacatTAAGGTAGAGGAACGAAAAAGAGATAGAAAGAGGGGGTGGTCTTAGTGTGttcttgtttaaattaaaagttttgttaGACAAAAGCGTTTTACGTTATTTTTGTGGGTCTAAAATTACCACTCAGCATCAGGCTAATTTGATTATATACCAccctaaagtaaataaaaaacaattcatacGACAGACGCACTTAGACTTCGTAGATTTCGTTTTCTATCGAATATATGATACCTTCACAGAAATGCACTTCACAtgggaatatataatttagaagaaTCAAGTCAATGGAGACATATTGTGACAAGTAATCCTATTAATCGACgcgatacaaattaaattaacattttttatgtttgactctcaaatttgttttgataataaacaATAGTCTATGTTCCTCTTCTCTCAATTCTGAAACTCAAGCTGTCAGTATTACATGAAGAGATAcagaacaaataatttaattaaaatgtaattaaccagttttatattttaaataaaatacactcaaATCGGATCAGTACTTTCTAAGACAATCGCTAACATACAATAATACGAGTCGAATAGAGAacgtctttttttattaaataacaaaaaaatttatataaaatattcccgAAAATGAAAAAACCGTAAGTATACATTAttgctattataatttttaatattcttacattATTTTCGTCCGGCAGTTTGTCCACCGGAGCCAACGCGTAACATAGCTTATGTTGACAATTGATTATACCCAAGTAATGAGGTTTTACAATCTTCAAAGCAAATATCATTAAAGGTATTTTTTCCACTGAAAGATATGAACAGAAGATTTAACGttattcttgtattatttttggacTACCTTATAAAGTCTGCAGGTCATGAGGTTCTAGGTCAGTAACCGGCAATAAAAGATAAGTATTTCTCGGTAGCAAGACTTAGGAGTCCTGCATATTATCTTTCCGGTCATGTAAAATGCTAACTCATGAGAGCGAGGAAGTCAAGTTAGATGTTCACGATAATAACTACTTGCAATTAACTAGTTCTATTGACTTACTTGGAAATTCGAGAGGATCaagattcaaaattttattttatgatataggtgcaAAACCCTATATAGGTTCCTACCACACCaacaccaattttttttttatttcttacaactaTTTCCACTATTCAGAATAAGATCACCTAAAAATGtctagtaattaaattttaaatgaatatcttaCATACTTTGAAACGCAAATGATGGTATTAGCCTGAATTTTCCAGATACATCTGTAGCTAGAT
This is a stretch of genomic DNA from Vanessa atalanta chromosome 20, ilVanAtal1.2, whole genome shotgun sequence. It encodes these proteins:
- the LOC125072112 gene encoding uncharacterized protein LOC125072112; translation: MHALFVLFLITTTEAKRALYDLPEIQSDYKVFNNYGNNEQSETIQQGLDFGHVYRNGFRDPRHKQQFELESEVPEPKYSGKMKEILKKSRQNKELNLKDQPLVFLSPRDEILHYKKYNKSFTRSEPNYDRESALKNISRPLGYDFSKLLERNLANPLANVRKKAYEEKYNKKLGRVKSKAIEPNGNLSDYFQGNTFVMKPNKEKSNWTTCSEFAKRAVFHPDDVVNTKWLPFYIWSTRGEKIPAIIHTFSYPTKKIVQFYKTTYSPYIRTLNWKEPKLLLKESRDILLIAGDRRGLFYGIPKQELPSAIEGKNITLPLITLRMKIHDPYLAMLFCEENYAVIMAELGTEPQTDQEKTLEASTLKFRGVGYTTYRDLEAEAILERMEKIKKLEAESRKIIQIPIPSGDVDFQVRH
- the LOC125072113 gene encoding uncharacterized protein LOC125072113, whose protein sequence is METSIDFSALYLATDVSGKFRLIPSFAFQMEKIPLMIFALKIVKPHYLGIINCQHKLCYALAPVDKLPDENNLITAAEKIGFRGDLNQSYLSQEEAPRVLSPFAEDDEDEDEQLEIENEEYELNI